The following proteins are co-located in the Streptomyces sp. DT2A-34 genome:
- a CDS encoding nucleoside deaminase — MELLDQATARTWLATAVAEARAGLGEGGIPIGAALYGADGTPLGRGHNRRVQDGDPSMHAETAAFRAAGRQRSYRGTTMVTTLSPCWYCSGLVRQFGISRVVIGEAVTFHGGHDWLAEHGVEIVLLDDPECVGIMRDFIKDHPALWNEDIGE; from the coding sequence ATGGAGCTCTTGGACCAGGCGACCGCCCGTACCTGGCTCGCCACCGCCGTCGCCGAGGCCCGTGCCGGGCTCGGCGAAGGCGGCATCCCGATCGGGGCCGCGCTGTACGGGGCCGACGGGACGCCGCTCGGGCGCGGGCACAACCGGCGTGTCCAGGACGGCGACCCGTCCATGCACGCGGAGACGGCCGCCTTCCGGGCGGCGGGCCGGCAGCGGTCGTACCGCGGAACGACCATGGTGACCACGCTCTCGCCGTGCTGGTACTGCTCCGGCCTGGTCCGGCAGTTCGGTATCTCCCGGGTGGTGATCGGCGAGGCGGTCACCTTTCACGGCGGGCACGACTGGCTGGCCGAGCACGGGGTCGAGATCGTGCTCCTCGACGATCCCGAGTGCGTCGGGATCATGCGCGACTTCATCAAGGACCATCCGGCACTTTGGAACGAGGACATCGGTGAGTAG
- a CDS encoding UdgX family uracil-DNA binding protein (This protein belongs to the uracil DNA glycosylase superfamily, members of which act in excision repair of DNA. However, it belongs more specifically to UdgX branch, whose founding member was found to bind uracil in DNA (where it does not belong), without cleaving it, appears to promote DNA repair by a pathway involving RecA, rather than base excision.): MVSTKAPEDAYTAEPFVPDRGGLPALRRAAADCRGCPLHRDATQTVFGAGTAHARVMLVGEQPGDQEDRQGKPFVGPAGRLLDRALEEAGIDPAEAYVTNAVKHFKFTQAEPRKRRIHKAPTLREMTACGPWLAAELAVVEPELIVLLGASAGKALLGSSFRVGEVRGALLEREIHGRPEKLVATVHPSSVLRAQDDADRKAAYEGLVSDLKVAARALS, translated from the coding sequence ATGGTGAGCACGAAGGCACCCGAGGACGCCTACACCGCTGAACCTTTCGTTCCCGACCGTGGCGGCCTCCCCGCCCTTCGCCGTGCGGCCGCCGACTGCCGTGGCTGTCCCCTGCACCGGGACGCCACGCAGACCGTGTTCGGCGCCGGGACGGCACACGCGCGCGTCATGCTCGTCGGCGAACAACCCGGCGACCAGGAGGACCGCCAGGGCAAGCCGTTCGTCGGCCCCGCCGGCCGCCTCCTGGACCGCGCGTTGGAAGAGGCCGGTATCGACCCCGCCGAGGCTTACGTCACCAACGCCGTCAAGCACTTCAAGTTCACGCAGGCCGAACCCCGCAAGCGCCGTATCCACAAGGCGCCGACGCTGCGCGAGATGACCGCGTGCGGGCCTTGGCTGGCCGCCGAACTGGCCGTCGTGGAGCCCGAGCTGATCGTGCTCCTGGGCGCGAGCGCGGGCAAGGCGCTGCTCGGGTCGTCGTTCCGGGTCGGCGAGGTGCGCGGGGCGCTGCTGGAGCGGGAGATCCACGGCCGGCCGGAGAAGCTGGTGGCGACGGTGCATCCGTCGTCGGTACTGCGGGCCCAGGACGACGCGGACCGGAAGGCGGCGTACGAGGGGCTGGTCTCGGACCTGAAAGTGGCGGCGCGGGCGCTGTCGTAA
- the mqnP gene encoding menaquinone biosynthesis prenyltransferase MqnP, translating to MSSASAAIPQPGRTKAFLRLVMIEHSVFALPFAYIAALTAMFQLDRNIHWGRLLLVTICMVGLRTFAMAVNRIIDREIDARNPRTAHRELVTGAMSVRHAWTGALIALVIFLGSAALLNPLCLALAPIAVIPMVVYPYGKRFTNFPQAILGLAQAMGPVGGWLAVTGSWSWDAVILGLAVGIWIGGFDLIYACQDVDTDREIGVMSVPARFGIPAAIWGARVCHAITTALFVWYALATDAGAFFWLGLLIVAGAFVYEHSIVRPHDLSRLNRAFFSVNGFIGIALFVCALLDLLVRGLTV from the coding sequence GTGAGCAGCGCCTCCGCCGCGATTCCGCAGCCAGGACGCACGAAGGCGTTCCTCCGCCTCGTCATGATCGAGCACTCGGTGTTCGCGCTGCCCTTCGCGTACATCGCCGCGCTGACGGCGATGTTCCAGCTGGACAGGAACATCCACTGGGGGCGGCTGCTCCTGGTCACCATCTGCATGGTGGGCCTGCGGACCTTCGCCATGGCGGTGAACCGCATCATCGACCGCGAGATCGACGCGCGGAACCCCCGGACCGCCCACCGCGAGCTGGTGACCGGCGCGATGTCGGTCCGGCACGCCTGGACGGGCGCCCTCATCGCCCTGGTGATCTTCCTGGGCTCGGCGGCCCTGCTGAACCCCCTGTGCCTGGCCCTGGCCCCCATCGCGGTGATCCCGATGGTGGTCTACCCCTACGGCAAACGGTTCACGAACTTCCCCCAGGCCATCCTGGGCCTCGCCCAGGCGATGGGCCCGGTCGGCGGCTGGCTGGCCGTCACCGGCTCCTGGTCCTGGGACGCCGTGATCCTCGGCCTGGCGGTGGGCATCTGGATCGGCGGCTTCGACCTGATCTACGCCTGCCAGGACGTCGACACCGACCGCGAGATCGGCGTCATGTCGGTCCCGGCCCGCTTCGGCATCCCGGCGGCGATCTGGGGAGCGCGGGTCTGCCACGCGATCACGACGGCCCTGTTCGTCTGGTACGCGCTCGCCACGGACGCGGGCGCGTTCTTCTGGCTGGGCCTGCTGATCGTGGCCGGCGCGTTCGTGTACGAGCACTCGATCGTGCGGCCGCATGACCTGTCCCGCCTGAACAGGGCGTTCTTCAGCGTCAACGGGTTCATCGGGATTGCCCTGTTCGTGTGTGCGCTGCTGGATCTCTTGGTTCGAGGTCTGACCGTGTGA
- the mqnE gene encoding aminofutalosine synthase MqnE — MDVGLKRELEEKVRSGERLTREDGIALYESDDLAWLGGLAHEVRTRKNGDVVHFNVNRHLNMTNVCTASCAYCSFQRKPGEKDAYTMRIEEAVKLAKAMESDSLTELHIVNGLHPNLPWRYYPRSLRELKAALPDVSLKAFTATEIHHFETISGLSASEILDELIDAGLESLTGGGAEIFDWEVRQHIVDHRTHWEDWSRIHRLAHEKGLKTPCTMLYGHIEEPRHRVDHVLRLRELQDETNGFQVFIPLRYQHDFVDVKDGKVRNRLQARTQMATGAEALKTFAVSRLLFDNVPHVKVFWVMHGVQTAQLALQHGADDMDGSVVEYKITHDADNYGTPNKLTREDLLDLIRDAGFRPVERNTRYEVIREYDGPDPLRRESPQPMRV, encoded by the coding sequence ATGGACGTCGGGCTCAAGCGCGAGCTGGAGGAGAAGGTCCGCTCCGGTGAGCGGCTGACTCGCGAGGACGGCATCGCGCTGTACGAGTCGGACGACCTGGCGTGGCTCGGCGGCCTCGCGCACGAGGTGCGCACGCGCAAGAACGGCGACGTCGTCCACTTCAACGTCAACCGTCACCTCAACATGACCAACGTCTGTACGGCCTCCTGCGCGTACTGCTCCTTCCAGCGCAAGCCGGGCGAGAAGGACGCGTACACGATGCGCATCGAGGAGGCCGTCAAGCTCGCCAAGGCGATGGAGTCGGACAGCCTCACCGAGCTGCACATCGTCAACGGGCTCCATCCCAACCTGCCGTGGCGCTACTACCCGCGCTCGCTGCGGGAGCTGAAGGCCGCCCTCCCGGACGTGTCGTTGAAGGCCTTCACGGCGACGGAGATCCACCACTTCGAGACGATCAGCGGTCTGTCGGCCTCCGAGATCCTCGACGAGCTCATCGACGCCGGGCTGGAATCCCTCACCGGTGGCGGCGCGGAGATCTTCGACTGGGAGGTCCGGCAGCACATCGTGGACCACCGGACCCACTGGGAGGACTGGTCCCGCATCCACCGCCTGGCGCACGAGAAGGGTCTGAAGACCCCGTGCACCATGCTGTACGGCCACATCGAGGAGCCCCGCCACCGCGTCGACCACGTCCTGCGCCTGCGCGAGCTGCAGGACGAGACGAACGGCTTCCAGGTCTTCATCCCGCTGCGCTACCAGCACGACTTCGTCGACGTGAAGGACGGCAAGGTACGCAACCGCCTCCAGGCCAGGACCCAGATGGCGACCGGCGCCGAGGCCCTGAAGACGTTCGCGGTGTCGCGGCTGTTGTTCGACAACGTCCCGCACGTCAAGGTCTTCTGGGTCATGCACGGCGTCCAGACCGCCCAACTGGCCCTCCAGCACGGCGCCGACGACATGGACGGCTCGGTCGTCGAGTACAAGATCACGCATGACGCCGACAACTACGGCACCCCGAACAAGCTGACCCGCGAGGACCTGCTGGACCTGATCCGGGACGCGGGCTTCAGGCCGGTGGAGCGGAACACGCGGTACGAGGTCATTCGGGAGTACGACGGCCCGGACCCGCTGCGCCGGGAGTCCCCCCAGCCGATGCGGGTGTGA
- a CDS encoding PLD nuclease N-terminal domain-containing protein translates to MLRVLMFLVPLALSVYAFIDCISTKEDDIRHMPKPLWAILVLLFPLVGSISWLIAGKKRSPAAEGWSGVRDQRRRQQWVAPDDNPEFLKSLDEDDDKRDKNKDDGPKRDEP, encoded by the coding sequence ATGCTTCGGGTGCTGATGTTCCTCGTGCCACTGGCGCTGAGCGTGTACGCGTTCATCGACTGCATCAGCACGAAGGAGGACGACATCCGCCACATGCCCAAGCCGCTGTGGGCGATCCTCGTCCTGCTGTTCCCGCTCGTCGGCTCGATCTCCTGGCTGATCGCGGGCAAGAAGCGCAGCCCGGCGGCCGAGGGCTGGTCCGGCGTACGGGACCAGCGTCGGCGGCAGCAGTGGGTCGCCCCCGACGACAACCCCGAGTTCCTGAAGTCCCTGGACGAGGACGACGACAAGAGGGACAAGAACAAGGACGACGGGCCGAAGCGCGACGAGCCCTGA
- a CDS encoding menaquinone biosynthesis decarboxylase, with product MAYDDLRSLLRALEREGDLKRVKAEVDPYLEVGEIVDRVQKSGGPALLFENVKGSSMPLAMNVFGTDRRLLKALGLKSYGDISDKIGGLLKPELPHGFVGVREAFGKLGAMAHVPPKKVKSGNAPVQEVVLHGDEVDLDRLPALFTWPKDGGSFFNLGLTHTKDPESGVRNLGLYRLQRHDKRTIGMHWQIHKDSRNHYQVAARRGERLPVAIAFGCPPAVTYASTAPLPGDIDEYLFAGFVAGKRIEMVDCKTVPLQVPAQAEVVLEGWLEPGEMLPEGPFGDHTGFYTPQEPFPALKIDCVTMRRRPLLQSIVVGRPPTEDGPLGRATERFFLPLLKIIVPDIVDYHLPEAGGFHNCAIVSIDKKYPKHAQKTMHAIWGAHMMSLTKLIVVVDSDCDVHDLHEVAWRALGNTDYARDLTVVEGPVDHLDHASYQQFWGGKAGIDATKKWPEEGYTRDGGWPDMVESDPETAAKVDRRWKEYGL from the coding sequence ATGGCTTACGACGATCTTCGTTCCCTGCTCAGGGCACTGGAGCGCGAAGGAGACCTCAAGCGCGTCAAGGCTGAGGTCGATCCGTATCTGGAGGTCGGGGAGATCGTCGACCGCGTGCAGAAGTCCGGCGGTCCCGCGCTGCTCTTCGAGAACGTGAAGGGGTCGTCGATGCCCCTCGCGATGAACGTCTTCGGGACCGACCGCCGGCTGCTCAAGGCCCTGGGCCTGAAGTCGTACGGCGACATCTCCGACAAGATCGGCGGACTGCTCAAGCCCGAGCTGCCGCACGGGTTCGTCGGGGTCCGCGAGGCCTTCGGGAAGCTCGGCGCCATGGCGCACGTCCCGCCGAAGAAGGTGAAGTCCGGCAACGCGCCGGTGCAGGAGGTCGTGCTGCACGGGGACGAGGTCGACCTCGACCGGCTGCCGGCTCTCTTCACCTGGCCCAAGGACGGCGGCTCCTTCTTCAACCTGGGGCTCACCCACACCAAGGACCCGGAGTCCGGCGTACGGAATCTGGGGCTGTACCGCCTGCAGCGCCACGACAAGCGCACCATCGGCATGCACTGGCAGATCCACAAGGACAGCCGGAACCACTACCAGGTGGCGGCGAGGAGGGGAGAGCGGCTGCCGGTCGCCATCGCCTTCGGGTGCCCGCCCGCCGTGACCTACGCCTCCACCGCCCCGCTCCCCGGTGACATCGACGAGTACCTGTTCGCGGGGTTCGTCGCGGGCAAGCGGATCGAGATGGTGGACTGCAAGACGGTGCCGTTGCAGGTGCCGGCGCAGGCGGAGGTCGTGCTGGAGGGGTGGCTGGAACCCGGCGAGATGCTGCCGGAAGGTCCCTTCGGTGACCACACCGGCTTCTACACGCCGCAGGAGCCCTTCCCCGCGCTGAAGATCGACTGCGTGACGATGCGGCGCCGGCCGCTGCTCCAGTCGATCGTCGTGGGCCGGCCCCCGACGGAGGACGGTCCCTTGGGGCGGGCGACGGAGCGTTTCTTCCTGCCGCTGCTCAAGATCATCGTTCCGGACATCGTGGACTACCACCTGCCGGAAGCCGGTGGTTTCCACAACTGCGCGATCGTCTCGATCGACAAGAAGTACCCCAAGCACGCGCAGAAGACGATGCACGCGATCTGGGGCGCCCACATGATGTCCCTGACCAAGCTGATCGTGGTCGTCGACTCCGACTGCGACGTCCACGACCTGCACGAGGTCGCCTGGCGGGCCCTCGGCAACACCGACTACGCCCGTGACCTCACGGTCGTCGAAGGCCCCGTCGACCACCTTGATCACGCCTCCTACCAGCAGTTCTGGGGCGGCAAGGCGGGGATCGACGCGACGAAGAAGTGGCCCGAGGAGGGCTACACGCGCGACGGCGGCTGGCCCGACATGGTGGAGTCCGACCCGGAGACGGCGGCGAAGGTCGACCGCCGCTGGAAGGAGTACGGACTGTGA
- a CDS encoding Lrp/AsnC family transcriptional regulator: MDAVDRQLIQALRENGRASYAELGRLVGLSGPSVTDRINRLEAAGVITGYRATVDAASLGLGVTALIGISLSDATDHEDVADRLRDLGEIEDCWFIAGDDSYMLKVRAADVDGLEKIIRRLSGTTGVSRTRTTIVLSTKWENRVGELPEEA; this comes from the coding sequence ATGGACGCGGTGGACAGGCAGCTCATCCAGGCCCTGAGGGAGAACGGCCGGGCCTCCTACGCGGAGCTGGGACGCCTCGTCGGCCTGTCGGGACCCAGCGTCACCGACCGCATCAACCGGCTGGAGGCGGCCGGCGTCATCACCGGCTACCGCGCCACCGTCGACGCCGCCTCGCTCGGCCTCGGCGTCACCGCCCTGATCGGCATCTCGCTCTCCGACGCCACCGACCACGAGGACGTGGCGGACCGTCTGCGGGACCTGGGCGAGATCGAGGACTGCTGGTTCATCGCGGGCGACGACTCGTACATGCTCAAGGTGCGCGCGGCCGACGTGGACGGCCTCGAGAAGATCATCCGGCGGCTGAGCGGCACCACGGGCGTGTCCCGGACCCGTACGACGATCGTGCTCTCCACCAAGTGGGAGAACCGGGTCGGAGAGCTGCCCGAGGAGGCGTAG
- a CDS encoding PucR family transcriptional regulator ligand-binding domain-containing protein translates to MPALTLREVLTLDPVRATGPELLAGEQALDRPVRWVHSSEVYEGANFLDGGELLLTNGFGLTDADEEVRRRYVRELAARDAAGLAVEVGRSLPHMPAEVIDEARRVGLPLLALRRVVPFVRITEAANRAIVARGLSGRSVVRPWGDDHTAALLADLADREALNQPEVEARAALAGFHPGPGARLIGVSVHGMREVGVVDRAVRLLGGAGALRAAFPGDALRSVRGLDPQTREDVFYTYGRGTMALDLGHRAAGGGA, encoded by the coding sequence GTGCCCGCACTCACCCTCCGCGAAGTCCTGACCCTCGACCCCGTCCGCGCCACCGGGCCCGAGCTGCTCGCCGGGGAGCAGGCCCTGGACCGCCCGGTGCGCTGGGTCCACTCCAGCGAGGTCTACGAGGGAGCCAACTTCCTCGACGGGGGCGAACTGCTGCTGACCAACGGCTTCGGGCTGACGGACGCCGACGAGGAGGTCCGGCGCCGCTACGTCCGCGAGCTGGCCGCCCGCGATGCCGCCGGACTCGCGGTGGAGGTCGGCCGCTCCCTGCCGCACATGCCGGCGGAGGTGATCGACGAGGCCCGCCGAGTGGGGCTGCCGCTGCTGGCCCTGCGCCGGGTGGTGCCCTTCGTACGGATCACCGAGGCGGCGAACCGGGCGATCGTGGCCCGGGGGCTGTCGGGGCGTTCCGTCGTACGGCCCTGGGGCGACGACCATACGGCGGCACTGCTGGCGGATCTGGCCGACCGGGAGGCGCTGAACCAGCCGGAGGTGGAGGCGCGGGCGGCCCTGGCGGGCTTCCACCCCGGGCCGGGCGCCCGGCTGATCGGGGTGTCCGTGCACGGCATGCGGGAGGTGGGCGTCGTCGACCGTGCCGTACGGCTGCTGGGCGGGGCGGGGGCGCTGCGGGCCGCCTTCCCGGGGGACGCCCTGCGCAGCGTGCGGGGGCTGGACCCGCAGACGCGCGAGGACGTCTTCTACACCTACGGGCGCGGCACGATGGCCCTCGACCTCGGCCACCGCGCCGCCGGGGGGGGGGCGTGA
- a CDS encoding UbiX family flavin prenyltransferase has product MNPVKPGETPRAPWIVGVSGASGTPYAAAVLRALLAAGESVDLVVSRASRLTLLDETGISFRDGHWQDDLREWLSRGADGKPGTFDVDIDAVRHWSAGDLAAGPSSGSYPVKGMLIVPASTACVAGVALGLSKDLLQRAASVTLKEGRKLVVAVRETPLNGQTLRHLVTLDDAGATVVPASPAFYAGATHIQDLVDFVAGRVLDAAGVEHRLYRRWKGELGGGTRTT; this is encoded by the coding sequence GTGAACCCAGTCAAGCCAGGAGAGACGCCGCGTGCGCCTTGGATCGTAGGGGTGTCCGGCGCTTCCGGCACCCCATACGCCGCCGCCGTGCTGCGCGCGCTCCTCGCCGCGGGGGAGAGCGTCGACCTGGTCGTCAGCCGGGCGTCGCGGCTCACGCTGCTCGACGAGACGGGTATTTCGTTCCGGGACGGGCACTGGCAGGACGACCTGCGGGAATGGCTGTCCCGTGGGGCCGACGGCAAGCCCGGGACCTTCGACGTGGACATCGACGCCGTACGGCACTGGAGCGCGGGCGACCTCGCCGCCGGGCCGTCGTCGGGGTCGTACCCCGTGAAGGGCATGCTGATCGTGCCGGCCTCCACAGCCTGCGTGGCGGGCGTCGCGCTCGGGCTGTCGAAGGACCTGTTGCAGCGCGCGGCGAGCGTGACCCTCAAGGAGGGGCGCAAGCTGGTCGTGGCGGTGCGGGAGACCCCGCTGAACGGTCAGACCCTGCGCCACCTGGTCACGTTGGACGACGCGGGCGCCACCGTGGTGCCCGCCTCGCCGGCCTTCTACGCGGGGGCGACGCACATCCAGGACCTGGTGGACTTCGTCGCCGGACGGGTCCTCGACGCGGCGGGCGTCGAGCACCGCCTCTACCGCCGCTGGAAGGGCGAACTCGGCGGCGGAACCCGCACGACATGA
- a CDS encoding cytosine permease: MTTAPAGPAGTIAPEYGDKVIAVETAGSEPIPDAERHGSPLQLLWTWASPNIEFATVYIGVISVLFFGLSFWQATAALLSGTALGAVTHGILSLDGPRFGVPQMAIGRFGFGYRGNLLPSGVNALVAGVGWFAVNSVSAAFALNTLTGLRPLPSLLLVVVAEIVIGFIGHNFVHAFEKYAFPALAVVFLPAGAWTFKEADLAAGGTGGGIGGFLLAFSAAWGYAAGWNPGASDYSRYLPRTAHRVKTVLYPAVGLFVSIAVVAVIGAASATIAAPEGASPTAAFTGHLPGRLSDLVLLAIILGAISANALNVYSSAMSITALGLKLPAWLGRSAIVVLCGIAGTAAAWASLADAGHAYEAFLLVIAYWVGPWLGVVLVERRLRSRTPHEELAARLGDRSYTNWPGLTALLAGIAVSVPLFSNQEKYVGWVPERWPEFGDVTCLVGFAVSAGLYAVLRGRAVTSGS; encoded by the coding sequence ATGACGACTGCTCCCGCCGGGCCGGCCGGCACGATCGCTCCCGAGTACGGCGACAAGGTCATCGCCGTCGAGACGGCGGGCTCGGAACCCATCCCCGACGCCGAACGCCACGGCAGCCCGCTCCAGTTGCTGTGGACATGGGCCTCCCCGAACATCGAGTTCGCGACCGTCTACATCGGCGTGATATCGGTCCTCTTCTTCGGCCTGAGCTTCTGGCAGGCGACGGCGGCACTGCTGTCGGGCACGGCGCTGGGCGCGGTGACGCACGGGATCCTGTCGCTGGACGGGCCGCGGTTCGGCGTCCCGCAGATGGCGATCGGCCGCTTCGGCTTCGGCTACCGGGGCAATCTGCTGCCGTCGGGTGTGAACGCGCTTGTCGCCGGTGTCGGCTGGTTCGCCGTGAACAGTGTGAGCGCCGCTTTCGCGCTCAACACGCTGACGGGCCTACGACCGCTCCCTTCCCTGTTGCTGGTGGTCGTCGCCGAGATCGTGATCGGCTTCATCGGCCACAACTTCGTGCACGCCTTCGAGAAGTACGCGTTCCCGGCGCTCGCGGTGGTCTTCCTGCCGGCCGGCGCCTGGACCTTCAAGGAGGCCGACCTGGCGGCCGGCGGCACGGGCGGTGGCATCGGCGGCTTCCTGCTGGCGTTCAGCGCGGCATGGGGGTACGCGGCGGGCTGGAACCCGGGCGCGTCGGACTACTCGCGTTACCTCCCGCGTACGGCGCATCGCGTGAAAACCGTGTTGTACCCCGCCGTCGGCCTGTTCGTGTCCATCGCGGTGGTCGCGGTCATCGGCGCGGCGTCGGCGACGATCGCGGCCCCGGAGGGCGCGTCCCCCACGGCGGCCTTCACGGGCCACCTCCCGGGCCGGCTCAGTGACTTGGTCCTGCTGGCGATCATCCTGGGCGCGATCTCGGCGAACGCCCTGAACGTCTACTCCTCCGCCATGTCGATCACCGCCCTGGGCCTGAAGCTGCCGGCGTGGCTGGGCCGCAGCGCGATCGTCGTACTGTGCGGGATCGCCGGTACGGCGGCGGCGTGGGCGTCGCTGGCGGACGCCGGGCATGCGTACGAGGCGTTCCTGCTGGTGATCGCCTACTGGGTGGGGCCGTGGCTGGGCGTGGTCCTGGTCGAGCGCCGGCTCCGGTCCCGTACACCGCACGAGGAACTGGCGGCACGGCTCGGGGACCGGTCGTACACCAACTGGCCCGGACTGACCGCGCTGTTGGCCGGCATCGCGGTGTCCGTCCCACTCTTCTCCAACCAGGAGAAGTACGTCGGGTGGGTGCCGGAGCGGTGGCCGGAGTTCGGGGACGTGACGTGTCTGGTGGGGTTCGCGGTGAGCGCGGGACTGTACGCGGTGCTGCGGGGGCGAGCGGTCACTTCAGGGTCCTGA
- a CDS encoding Uma2 family endonuclease → MTISDSDRLHSQLARYEDMFRGYRMEVVEGNIVMSPLRPFHNETIVRLWTQLEAQLGQEWGFISDVAIPFSDDFEFCPDLALIPAAEKNRNLTSYAPDLIEVAIEVVSPSSVRNHYEVKNKQYAARGIPNYLIFDPQKGHVVTLWNPGSDGYRGRDTLPYDGKVTVETKIGRLTVDTSRLPVDPESPGAT, encoded by the coding sequence GTGACCATCTCGGACAGCGACCGCCTGCACTCGCAGCTCGCCCGGTATGAGGACATGTTCCGCGGGTACCGGATGGAGGTTGTCGAGGGCAACATCGTGATGAGTCCGCTCAGGCCGTTCCACAACGAGACCATCGTGCGGCTTTGGACGCAGCTAGAAGCTCAGCTGGGCCAGGAGTGGGGCTTCATCAGCGATGTGGCCATCCCGTTCAGCGACGACTTCGAGTTCTGTCCCGATCTCGCGCTCATCCCAGCGGCCGAGAAGAACCGGAATCTGACCTCCTATGCGCCTGACCTCATCGAGGTCGCCATCGAAGTCGTCTCCCCGAGCAGCGTCCGCAACCACTACGAGGTCAAGAACAAGCAGTACGCAGCTCGGGGCATCCCGAACTACCTGATCTTCGATCCGCAGAAGGGGCATGTCGTCACGCTCTGGAACCCCGGCTCCGACGGCTACCGCGGGCGGGACACGCTTCCTTACGACGGCAAGGTCACCGTGGAAACCAAGATCGGACGCCTCACGGTCGATACGAGCCGCCTTCCTGTGGACCCTGAGTCGCCCGGCGCGACCTGA
- a CDS encoding rhomboid family intramembrane serine protease — protein MWGAEREWSRGDRARTAAKLMLGWVALLWLLEVADVISGHALDGFGIVPRTSSELVDVVPASFIHFGFAHVAANSVPLLVLGFLAALGGIRRFAAVCALIVVADGLGVWLISPSGTNTAGASGLVFGLFGFLLVTGFVERRPLGVLAGLLVAAVWGGSILAGLAPTQSGVSWQGHLVGLVAGVAAAFVLRRRAGGAALRSRRATQGPQEGGSYRP, from the coding sequence ATGTGGGGCGCGGAGCGCGAGTGGTCGCGGGGTGACCGCGCGAGGACCGCGGCCAAGCTGATGCTGGGCTGGGTCGCGCTGCTGTGGCTGCTGGAAGTGGCCGACGTGATCAGCGGTCACGCGCTGGACGGCTTCGGCATCGTCCCGCGCACCTCGTCCGAGCTGGTGGACGTCGTCCCGGCGTCCTTCATCCACTTCGGCTTCGCCCATGTCGCCGCGAACAGCGTGCCGCTGCTGGTCCTCGGGTTCCTGGCCGCCCTCGGCGGGATACGCCGGTTCGCCGCCGTCTGTGCCCTGATCGTCGTCGCCGACGGTCTCGGCGTGTGGCTGATATCCCCGTCCGGCACCAACACCGCGGGCGCCTCCGGCCTGGTCTTCGGCCTCTTCGGCTTCCTCCTGGTCACCGGCTTCGTGGAGCGCCGCCCGCTCGGCGTCCTGGCCGGCCTGCTGGTGGCCGCGGTCTGGGGCGGCTCCATACTGGCGGGCCTCGCCCCGACCCAGTCCGGCGTGAGCTGGCAGGGGCATCTGGTGGGGCTGGTGGCGGGGGTGGCCGCGGCGTTCGTGCTGCGGCGCCGGGCGGGCGGGGCGGCGCTCAGGTCGCGCCGGGCGACTCAGGGTCCACAGGAAGGCGGCTCGTATCGACCGTGA